One Vibrio penaeicida DNA segment encodes these proteins:
- a CDS encoding LysM peptidoglycan-binding domain-containing protein encodes MKGIIAKLGRTSLAIITCVVTHSVLAKSDVLSVKENAPKTYEVKKGDTLWDISALYLDSPWLWPRLWQINPDINDPHLIYPGDKLTLVWRNGQPMLSRKPLLTLSPKARILDKDAVPTLPEGLVLPYINSDRLVTKEVLDSAMRVIGTQDGRRFLSQHDQLFIDGKTTEKHWGIYRSVAEYQRSDTGEEVFSLKMVATATLVKSEEKLSSLKVESQNQEILSNDFALPHQHREDLSFSNTFYPEPAPKHVSASILGSLEGSKFIGRNQVVIIDRGLNDKVEQGTMFDLWEEGLGVSGSRGNYIVDDGWLSENLPDVSVGEMIVIRPYASFSIALITRSKAPIHTQTMGLSPLLKEPQNDPLEAKDEDS; translated from the coding sequence ATGAAAGGAATAATAGCCAAGTTAGGTCGTACCTCTTTAGCTATAATAACATGTGTTGTCACACATAGTGTCCTTGCAAAAAGTGATGTTTTATCGGTTAAAGAAAACGCACCGAAAACGTACGAAGTGAAAAAAGGGGATACCCTATGGGATATTTCGGCGCTTTACCTCGACAGCCCATGGCTTTGGCCACGACTCTGGCAGATTAACCCAGACATCAATGATCCTCACCTTATCTACCCTGGCGACAAGCTGACTTTGGTATGGCGAAATGGGCAACCCATGTTGAGCCGAAAGCCTCTTCTTACGCTTTCCCCCAAAGCCCGAATTCTGGATAAAGATGCGGTACCTACCTTGCCTGAAGGGCTGGTTTTGCCATACATCAACTCGGATCGGCTAGTCACTAAGGAGGTGTTAGACAGTGCAATGCGAGTGATCGGGACACAAGATGGAAGACGTTTCTTGAGCCAGCATGACCAATTGTTCATTGATGGCAAAACCACAGAGAAACATTGGGGTATCTACCGCTCTGTGGCCGAATATCAGCGCAGTGACACTGGTGAAGAAGTCTTTTCTTTGAAAATGGTTGCGACGGCAACGTTAGTAAAATCAGAAGAAAAGCTGAGTTCTTTGAAGGTTGAATCCCAGAATCAAGAAATCCTATCCAATGATTTTGCGTTACCGCATCAGCATCGCGAAGACTTGTCATTCTCCAATACATTTTATCCAGAACCAGCGCCTAAGCATGTCTCTGCGTCTATTCTTGGGTCTTTGGAAGGAAGTAAGTTTATTGGGCGTAATCAGGTTGTCATCATTGATCGCGGGCTTAACGACAAAGTGGAACAAGGCACCATGTTTGACCTTTGGGAAGAAGGGTTAGGTGTCTCTGGAAGTCGAGGCAACTATATTGTGGATGATGGGTGGCTTAGCGAAAATCTTCCGGATGTTTCTGTCGGGGAAATGATCGTTATTCGTCCGTATGCGTCTTTCAGTATTGCATTAATTACCCGTAGTAAAGCACCGATTCACACCCAAACCATGGGGCTTTCTCCGTTATTGAAAGAGCCACAAAATGACCCATTGGAAGCGAAGGACGAAGACAGTTAA
- the def gene encoding peptide deformylase, whose translation MSVLQVLTFPDDRLRTVAKPVEAVTPEIQKIVDDMLETMYDEEGIGLAATQVDIHQRIVVIDVSDTRDQPMVLINPEITEKRGEDGIEEGCLSIPGARALVPRAAEVSVTAKNREGEEYSFEADELLAICVQHELDHLEGKLFVDYLSPLKRKRIQDKMLKLKRFNEKQAKNA comes from the coding sequence ATGTCTGTATTACAAGTATTAACTTTCCCTGATGATCGCCTTCGCACAGTGGCTAAGCCCGTCGAAGCAGTGACACCAGAGATTCAAAAAATCGTCGACGATATGTTAGAAACCATGTACGACGAAGAAGGCATCGGCCTTGCTGCAACGCAAGTCGATATTCATCAGCGCATCGTTGTTATCGATGTTTCTGATACTCGCGATCAGCCAATGGTACTGATTAACCCTGAGATCACCGAAAAACGCGGTGAAGATGGCATCGAAGAAGGTTGTCTGTCTATCCCAGGTGCTCGTGCTTTGGTGCCTCGTGCGGCAGAAGTTTCTGTTACAGCGAAGAATCGCGAAGGTGAGGAATACTCATTTGAAGCCGATGAGCTTTTGGCCATTTGCGTTCAACATGAATTGGATCACCTCGAAGGCAAGTTGTTTGTTGATTACCTTTCGCCACTGAAGCGTAAGCGCATTCAGGACAAGATGTTGAAGCTTAAGCGTTTCAATGAGAAGCAAGCGAAAAACGCCTAA
- the fmt gene encoding methionyl-tRNA formyltransferase, whose amino-acid sequence MSQSLRIVFAGTPDFAALHLAALLSSEHEVIAVYTNPDRPAGRGKKLTPTPVKSLALEHDIPVYQPENFKSDEAKQTLVDLNADIMIVVAYGMLLPQAVLDTPRLGCVNVHGSILPRWRGAAPIQRSVWAGDAEAGVTIMQMDIGLDTGDMLKIASLPIEATDTSASMYDKLAVLGPEALVDCLADISNGNAQPVKQDDEQATYAKKLSKEEARIDWNDDAAHLERCVRAFNPWPISHFEAADNTIKVWQSRLESQTTDKAAGTILQADKTGIYVATGDGVLVLQKLQVPGKKAMPVQDILNSRASWFEVGTQLV is encoded by the coding sequence TTGAGTCAGTCTTTAAGAATTGTCTTTGCAGGTACTCCGGATTTCGCCGCCCTTCACTTGGCGGCGTTATTGTCTTCGGAGCACGAAGTTATTGCGGTTTACACCAATCCAGACCGCCCAGCAGGTCGAGGTAAAAAACTTACCCCTACCCCAGTTAAAAGCTTGGCGCTGGAACACGATATTCCTGTTTACCAACCCGAAAACTTCAAATCTGATGAAGCGAAGCAAACGTTGGTGGATCTAAATGCCGATATCATGATTGTTGTCGCGTATGGCATGTTACTACCACAAGCCGTATTGGATACCCCTCGTTTAGGGTGCGTCAACGTTCATGGTTCGATTTTACCGCGCTGGCGTGGTGCTGCACCGATTCAACGTTCGGTATGGGCGGGGGATGCTGAAGCTGGCGTTACCATAATGCAGATGGATATTGGCTTGGATACGGGTGATATGTTGAAAATTGCCTCTCTTCCAATTGAAGCAACCGACACCAGTGCGTCGATGTACGACAAACTGGCCGTTCTTGGTCCAGAAGCACTTGTCGACTGCCTAGCGGATATTTCGAATGGCAACGCGCAACCCGTCAAGCAAGATGACGAGCAAGCCACTTACGCGAAGAAGCTCAGCAAAGAAGAAGCCCGTATCGATTGGAATGACGATGCCGCTCACTTAGAGCGCTGTGTTCGTGCCTTCAATCCATGGCCCATTAGCCATTTTGAAGCTGCAGATAACACCATCAAAGTTTGGCAGAGTCGCTTAGAGAGCCAAACCACCGATAAAGCGGCTGGCACCATTCTTCAAGCGGACAAAACCGGTATTTACGTTGCAACAGGTGACGGTGTACTTGTACTCCAAAAGCTGCAGGTTCCGGGTAAAAAAGCGATGCCAGTTCAAGACATATTGAACTCAAGAGCCTCTTGGTTTGAAGTGGGCACGCAGCTCGTTTAA
- the rsmB gene encoding 16S rRNA (cytosine(967)-C(5))-methyltransferase RsmB: MNVRAEAANVLYLVVDKGQSLSTALPAAQQNIRPRDHALLQEICYGALRYLPRLETIANHLMDKPLKGKQRVFHHLILVGIYQLSFMRIPAHAAVGETVEGTKTLKGPRLRGLINAVLRNYQRNQEELDQVAVSHNAGKYGHPSWLLKLLQTAYPEQWETIVEANNQKAPMWLRVNHQHYSRDEYLELLKNANIDSSAHSEALDAIKLDAPSDVHALPGFEKGWVSVQDAAAQLSLNYLTPQDGELILDCCAAPGGKTAHILERTQNSDVVAIDCDENRLKRVHENLKRLNLQAKVICGDARNPQEWWQGEQFDRILLDAPCSATGVIRRHPDIKWLRRADDIEALAELQGEILDAMWQQLKPGGTLVYATCSITPQENRDQVVRFLNRTSDATLDGSDIESPGRQILPGEDDMDGFYYAVLRKQA; the protein is encoded by the coding sequence ATGAATGTTCGCGCTGAAGCTGCCAACGTTTTGTATCTCGTTGTCGATAAAGGGCAATCACTTTCTACCGCCCTTCCTGCCGCACAACAAAATATCCGCCCGCGAGACCACGCTCTATTGCAAGAAATTTGCTACGGCGCACTACGCTACCTCCCTCGCCTAGAAACCATTGCCAATCATTTAATGGATAAACCATTAAAGGGCAAGCAACGCGTGTTTCATCATCTTATTCTGGTGGGCATTTACCAACTGAGTTTCATGCGAATTCCTGCACACGCAGCGGTTGGGGAAACGGTTGAAGGCACCAAAACACTCAAAGGTCCTCGGCTTCGCGGTTTGATCAATGCGGTACTTCGTAACTACCAAAGAAACCAAGAAGAATTGGATCAAGTTGCGGTTAGCCACAACGCGGGCAAATATGGCCACCCAAGCTGGCTACTAAAATTGTTGCAAACGGCTTACCCAGAACAATGGGAAACCATTGTTGAAGCAAACAACCAAAAAGCACCGATGTGGCTTCGCGTGAACCACCAGCATTACAGCCGCGACGAGTACCTTGAGTTACTCAAAAATGCAAACATTGATAGCAGCGCACACAGTGAAGCACTAGACGCCATAAAATTGGATGCGCCGAGCGATGTGCATGCCTTGCCTGGTTTTGAAAAAGGTTGGGTATCGGTACAAGATGCCGCCGCTCAGCTGTCACTGAATTACCTGACACCTCAAGATGGCGAATTGATTTTGGATTGCTGCGCAGCACCGGGTGGTAAAACAGCACATATACTTGAGCGCACCCAAAACAGCGACGTTGTTGCGATAGATTGCGACGAAAACCGCCTCAAGCGAGTTCATGAAAACCTGAAGCGCCTCAACCTTCAGGCGAAAGTTATTTGCGGTGATGCTAGGAATCCTCAAGAATGGTGGCAAGGGGAACAATTTGACCGCATTTTGCTTGATGCGCCATGTTCTGCGACAGGGGTTATCCGTCGTCATCCAGACATTAAATGGCTGCGCCGAGCCGATGACATCGAAGCCTTAGCCGAACTGCAAGGTGAGATTCTCGATGCGATGTGGCAACAGCTCAAACCGGGTGGCACGCTTGTCTACGCGACATGTTCGATCACCCCGCAGGAAAATCGCGATCAAGTGGTTAGATTTCTGAATCGCACATCGGATGCAACGTTAGATGGGTCAGACATCGAAAGCCCGGGTAGACAAATTCTTCCGGGAGAAGACGATATGGATGGCTTCTATTACGCTGTATTGAGAAAGCAGGCGTAA
- the trkA gene encoding Trk system potassium transporter TrkA, with product MKIIILGAGQVGGTLAENLVGENNDITVVDRNGDRLRELQDKYDLRVVNGFASHPGTLREAGAQDADMLVAVTNTDETNMAACQVAFTLFNTPNRIARIRSPEYLTEKDALFQSGAIPVDHLIAPEELVTSYIERLIQYPGALQVVSFAERKVSLVAVKAYYGGPLVGNALSALRDHMPHIDTRVAAIFRQGRPIRPQGTTVIEADDEVFFVAASNHIRSIMSELQRLEKPYRRIMIVGGGNIGASLAKRLEKEYSVKLIERGYQRAERLSEQLENTIVFCGDAADQELLAEENIDQVDVFIALTNEDETNIMSAMLAKRMGAKKVMVLIQRGAYVDLVQGGTIDVAISPQQATISALLTHVRRADIVNVSSLRRGAAEAIEAIAHGDETTSKVVGRAVGDIKLPPGTTIGAIVRGEEVLIAHDRTVIEQDDHVVMFLVDKKYVPDVERLFQPSPFFL from the coding sequence ATGAAAATCATCATACTCGGTGCCGGACAAGTAGGCGGCACCCTTGCAGAAAACTTAGTGGGTGAGAACAACGACATCACGGTAGTAGACCGGAATGGAGACCGACTGCGTGAATTGCAGGATAAGTATGACTTGCGGGTGGTCAATGGGTTTGCCAGCCACCCGGGCACCTTACGTGAAGCAGGTGCTCAAGATGCCGACATGCTGGTTGCGGTGACCAATACCGATGAAACCAATATGGCGGCATGTCAGGTTGCCTTTACGTTGTTCAATACCCCTAACCGAATTGCCCGTATTCGCTCGCCAGAGTATTTGACAGAAAAAGACGCATTGTTCCAATCTGGTGCGATTCCCGTCGACCACCTTATCGCACCAGAAGAATTGGTTACGAGCTATATCGAACGCTTGATCCAATACCCTGGAGCACTCCAAGTGGTCAGTTTCGCTGAACGTAAAGTCAGCTTGGTTGCGGTTAAGGCCTACTATGGCGGTCCACTAGTTGGGAACGCGCTTTCTGCACTGCGTGATCACATGCCTCACATTGACACTCGTGTAGCGGCCATATTTCGTCAAGGCAGGCCCATTCGCCCGCAAGGTACCACCGTCATTGAAGCGGATGATGAAGTGTTCTTCGTCGCAGCGAGTAACCACATTCGCTCTATCATGAGTGAGCTCCAACGTCTTGAGAAACCTTACCGCCGCATCATGATAGTCGGGGGAGGAAACATTGGTGCCAGCCTCGCCAAACGCTTGGAAAAAGAGTACAGCGTAAAACTGATTGAACGCGGTTATCAGCGAGCAGAAAGGCTGTCTGAACAGCTTGAAAATACGATTGTATTCTGTGGCGACGCGGCCGATCAGGAACTGCTCGCAGAAGAAAACATCGACCAAGTGGATGTCTTCATCGCTCTAACCAATGAAGACGAAACCAATATCATGTCCGCCATGCTGGCAAAACGTATGGGCGCAAAAAAGGTCATGGTGCTGATTCAACGCGGTGCTTACGTCGACTTGGTGCAAGGCGGTACCATTGACGTGGCAATATCACCACAGCAAGCCACAATTTCTGCACTCCTGACACACGTTCGACGCGCAGATATCGTCAACGTATCATCCTTACGCCGCGGGGCGGCTGAAGCCATCGAAGCCATTGCACATGGGGATGAAACCACCTCTAAAGTCGTAGGTCGTGCGGTAGGTGATATCAAACTTCCACCAGGTACCACCATTGGTGCCATTGTTCGTGGCGAAGAAGTGTTGATCGCCCACGACCGAACGGTGATTGAACAAGATGACCATGTGGTGATGTTCTTGGTCGATAAAAAATACGTGCCCGACGTGGAGCGCTTGTTCCAACCAAGCCCATTTTTCCTATAG
- a CDS encoding TrkH family potassium uptake protein → MVHLRPILFVIGLVLSKLALFMYAPTAVAFFTGTPGFIEFGQSVLILHGVAFVCLTIGRTAEFRLGVRDLFLITSLVWTIASAFAALPFVFINHISFTDAYFETMSGITTTGSTVLSGLDDMAPSILLWRSILQWLGGIGFIVMGVAILPMLNVGGMRLFQTESSDWSDKSAPRTKIVAIHIVYVYLTLTAMCVIGYLLTGMSGFDAINHAFTTLSTGGYSTSDSSMNHFSNGAHWVGILFMFLGGLPFLLFVTALKKRELNSFWQDAQVRGFVYLVSFTSLVVAGWLWLHQHYPISDAIRVSLFNIISVTTTTGFGLEDFTAWGALPAVIFAFMMMAGACSGSTSGGIKVFRFQIALTLLHKQMMRLIHPSGVFVQKYNHRPVNDDIVRSLVAFGLMFFITIIVIAAALGAMGLDPVTAISGAVTAVANVGPGMGHVIGPTGNFAPLPDAAKWLLSIGMLMGRLEILTLLVLFFPAFWRR, encoded by the coding sequence ATGGTCCATCTACGCCCGATCTTATTTGTCATTGGACTGGTGCTCTCTAAGCTAGCCCTATTTATGTACGCCCCCACTGCCGTTGCCTTTTTCACTGGCACACCTGGGTTTATCGAATTTGGTCAGTCCGTACTGATTTTGCACGGCGTGGCATTCGTTTGTTTAACCATTGGGCGAACCGCAGAATTCCGTCTTGGGGTTCGAGACCTCTTTTTGATAACGTCACTTGTTTGGACTATCGCCAGCGCATTCGCCGCCCTGCCCTTCGTATTCATTAACCACATCAGCTTTACCGACGCGTATTTTGAAACCATGTCGGGGATTACCACCACGGGTTCAACAGTCCTCAGCGGACTCGATGATATGGCACCGAGCATTCTGCTTTGGCGCTCTATCTTGCAATGGTTAGGAGGAATCGGCTTTATTGTAATGGGGGTGGCCATCTTGCCCATGCTGAATGTTGGCGGCATGCGGTTGTTCCAAACCGAAAGCTCTGACTGGTCTGACAAAAGTGCACCGCGAACAAAAATTGTCGCGATTCATATCGTGTACGTGTACCTCACATTGACGGCGATGTGCGTGATTGGCTATTTGCTCACTGGGATGTCAGGCTTTGATGCGATAAATCATGCATTCACCACGCTATCCACTGGAGGGTACTCCACATCAGACAGCTCCATGAACCACTTTTCCAACGGAGCACATTGGGTGGGCATTCTTTTTATGTTTCTTGGCGGGCTTCCCTTCTTACTGTTTGTTACTGCACTGAAAAAGCGCGAACTTAATTCCTTCTGGCAAGATGCGCAAGTAAGAGGGTTCGTCTACTTGGTCTCGTTCACCTCTTTGGTTGTCGCTGGTTGGTTATGGCTCCATCAGCACTATCCCATATCCGACGCCATTCGTGTTTCCTTGTTTAACATCATCTCGGTAACAACAACAACAGGGTTTGGTTTGGAAGACTTCACAGCTTGGGGCGCATTGCCTGCCGTTATTTTTGCATTCATGATGATGGCAGGGGCTTGCTCTGGATCCACATCAGGCGGTATTAAAGTCTTTCGATTCCAAATAGCGCTTACCCTTCTGCACAAACAAATGATGCGCTTAATTCACCCGTCAGGTGTTTTTGTCCAAAAGTACAACCATCGCCCCGTCAACGACGACATCGTTCGCTCGTTGGTCGCATTTGGGCTGATGTTCTTTATCACCATTATCGTGATTGCTGCTGCATTAGGGGCTATGGGTTTAGACCCAGTGACCGCCATATCGGGAGCAGTCACCGCAGTGGCGAATGTTGGTCCGGGCATGGGGCATGTTATCGGTCCGACGGGGAATTTTGCCCCGCTTCCTGATGCTGCGAAATGGTTACTGAGTATTGGTATGTTAATGGGTAGGCTGGAAATCCTGACACTACTGGTGCTTTTCTTCCCCGCATTCTGGAGAAGGTAG
- the trhA gene encoding PAQR family membrane homeostasis protein TrhA, whose amino-acid sequence MTRPTTTEYSVSEEIANSITHALGMICGIVGLVFLLIKAVDNHADVLTITSMSVYGGSLILLFLASTVYHAVPYRKAKRWLKTLDHCAIYLLIAGSYTPFLLVSLRTPLAIGLMIIIWSIALIGIIAKIAFVYRFKKLSLYTYLGMGWLSLVVIYQLAITLDVGGLVLLAIGGVVYSLGVIFYVSKRIPFNHAIWHGFVLGGAACHFFAIYFFVDPI is encoded by the coding sequence ATGACACGTCCTACAACAACTGAGTACAGCGTAAGTGAAGAGATAGCCAATAGCATCACACATGCGCTAGGGATGATTTGTGGCATCGTTGGGTTAGTGTTCTTGCTGATCAAAGCGGTAGATAATCATGCCGATGTGCTAACCATCACCAGTATGAGCGTATACGGCGGTAGCCTTATTCTGCTGTTTCTGGCTTCGACGGTTTATCACGCTGTGCCTTACCGCAAAGCGAAACGCTGGCTAAAAACGCTGGATCATTGCGCGATTTATCTGCTCATTGCGGGCAGCTACACACCTTTCTTATTAGTCAGCTTGCGAACCCCATTGGCCATTGGTTTGATGATCATTATTTGGTCGATCGCACTGATTGGCATCATTGCCAAAATAGCCTTCGTGTACCGATTTAAAAAACTGTCGCTGTATACGTATCTTGGCATGGGATGGTTGTCACTTGTTGTGATCTACCAATTAGCGATCACGCTCGATGTGGGTGGTCTGGTTTTACTCGCTATTGGTGGCGTAGTGTATTCCTTGGGGGTTATTTTTTACGTGAGTAAACGTATTCCCTTTAACCACGCCATCTGGCACGGGTTTGTTCTAGGTGGGGCCGCGTGCCATTTCTTTGCTATTTACTTCTTTGTTGACCCGATTTAA
- a CDS encoding sporulation protein: MSFLKKTLASFGIGSAKVDSILQQEVLIPGQNVSIKIHVYGGSSAQEIDNIDLKLCCRYVREVPADNDKSHVQEGMQTKKQNVKYALASWQLPYAFTIEPGEERTFDVELPIPWNTPVTIGDAKVWLETGLDISMAIDPTDKDVLTVRPDPLMDGIFTALEEQGLRIRQVECEEAKGFELPFVQEFEFVPTTGPYHGRWRELEIVAYRDEGELKLWFEVDRRKKGIGGMLAGLLGGNELKRHLVLPSSTSGEDAGQQVLAFLESST, translated from the coding sequence ATGTCTTTTTTAAAGAAAACCTTAGCCAGCTTTGGTATTGGTAGCGCCAAAGTAGATTCTATTCTTCAGCAGGAAGTGCTGATTCCGGGGCAGAATGTCAGCATTAAAATCCACGTGTATGGTGGTTCTTCTGCGCAAGAGATCGATAACATCGATTTGAAGCTTTGTTGTCGATACGTACGTGAAGTACCCGCAGACAACGACAAAAGCCACGTGCAAGAAGGGATGCAAACCAAGAAGCAAAACGTGAAATACGCGTTGGCTTCATGGCAGTTGCCTTACGCTTTTACCATTGAACCCGGTGAAGAACGTACGTTTGATGTAGAGCTGCCTATTCCATGGAATACGCCTGTAACCATCGGTGATGCCAAAGTGTGGTTGGAAACAGGGTTGGACATATCTATGGCGATTGATCCAACAGACAAAGATGTATTGACCGTCCGTCCAGATCCGTTAATGGATGGCATATTTACGGCATTAGAAGAACAGGGCTTGCGTATTCGTCAGGTTGAGTGTGAAGAAGCCAAAGGGTTTGAACTTCCATTTGTGCAAGAGTTTGAATTTGTTCCGACCACGGGACCTTACCATGGACGCTGGCGAGAGCTGGAAATTGTGGCGTATCGTGACGAAGGTGAATTAAAGCTGTGGTTTGAAGTGGATCGCCGCAAGAAAGGCATTGGTGGCATGTTGGCTGGGTTACTTGGCGGCAACGAATTAAAACGTCATTTGGTTCTGCCATCCAGTACGTCCGGTGAAGATGCAGGGCAGCAAGTATTGGCGTTTCTGGAAAGTTCGACTTAG
- a CDS encoding YihD family protein: MKCHRINELIELMHPEWQKESDLNLMAFIQKLSQEAGYEGKLEDLTDDVLIYHLKMRNSQKDDMIPGLAKDQEDDFKTALLKARGIL; the protein is encoded by the coding sequence ATGAAATGTCATCGCATCAATGAGTTAATCGAGCTCATGCATCCAGAATGGCAAAAAGAGTCAGATCTCAACTTAATGGCATTCATCCAAAAGTTATCTCAAGAAGCAGGATATGAAGGCAAACTTGAAGATTTGACCGATGATGTGCTGATCTACCATTTAAAAATGCGAAACAGTCAAAAAGACGACATGATTCCAGGGTTAGCTAAAGATCAAGAAGACGATTTCAAGACAGCACTTCTAAAAGCTCGCGGTATTCTTTAA
- the ccoG gene encoding cytochrome c oxidase accessory protein CcoG gives MSQDKIEVKDVTPKTYNPKTHKGKRDRFNPNNQIYVRESKGTYQKLRRYGGWFLLLMFGLTPWIPYGDRQAILLDLGNQQFNFFGTTLFPQDLTLLALLFMIAAFGLFFLTTFLGRVWCGYLCPQTVWTFMYIWFEEKLEGAANKRRKQDSGKMNSNLLLRKALKHIAWWFIALVTGFTFVGYFVPVKDLVIDFFTFNASFWPVFWVVFFAACTYGNAGWMRSIMCIHMCPYSRFQSAMFDKDTYIVGYDVERGETRGGRSRKADPKQLGLGDCIDCDLCVQVCPTGIDIRDGLQYECINCGACIDACDKTMDRMGYEKGLISYTTEHRLSGKHTNIMRPKLLGYGVVMLLMTGLFLFQVVSVEPMGLSVLRDRNQLFRMNNEGLVENTYTLKIINKTQERQEYHLNVSGISDVTWYGSQTVQVSPGEVLNFPLSLGADPDKLRSPISKIQFILTDSDQFTVEVESRFIKKL, from the coding sequence ATGAGTCAGGACAAAATCGAAGTTAAAGATGTGACTCCGAAAACCTATAACCCTAAAACACATAAGGGTAAAAGAGACCGTTTTAACCCGAACAATCAAATCTATGTGCGAGAAAGTAAAGGAACCTACCAAAAACTCCGTCGATATGGTGGTTGGTTTCTATTGCTGATGTTTGGTCTAACGCCTTGGATACCCTACGGCGATCGTCAGGCGATATTGCTGGATTTAGGGAATCAGCAGTTTAATTTCTTCGGCACAACCTTGTTCCCTCAAGATCTTACGCTCCTTGCCTTGTTGTTTATGATCGCCGCCTTTGGGCTGTTCTTCCTCACCACATTTTTAGGGCGAGTTTGGTGCGGTTACCTTTGCCCTCAAACCGTTTGGACATTTATGTACATATGGTTTGAAGAGAAGTTAGAAGGCGCCGCCAATAAACGGCGAAAGCAAGACAGCGGAAAAATGAACTCGAACCTTCTGCTTCGCAAAGCCCTTAAGCACATAGCATGGTGGTTTATAGCCCTCGTTACCGGCTTTACCTTTGTAGGGTATTTTGTGCCTGTCAAAGATTTGGTTATCGACTTTTTTACGTTTAACGCCAGCTTTTGGCCTGTGTTTTGGGTCGTGTTTTTTGCCGCTTGTACCTATGGTAATGCAGGGTGGATGCGCTCAATTATGTGTATTCATATGTGCCCTTACTCTCGCTTCCAATCTGCGATGTTCGATAAAGATACCTACATCGTTGGTTACGACGTAGAACGAGGAGAAACACGTGGCGGTCGCTCTCGAAAAGCCGACCCGAAACAGCTAGGGTTGGGGGATTGCATTGATTGCGACCTATGTGTTCAGGTTTGCCCGACTGGTATCGATATCCGTGATGGCTTGCAATACGAATGCATCAACTGTGGCGCTTGTATTGACGCCTGTGACAAAACCATGGACCGCATGGGGTATGAAAAAGGGCTCATCAGTTACACCACCGAACATCGACTATCAGGCAAGCACACCAACATCATGCGACCGAAATTACTCGGCTATGGCGTGGTAATGTTACTCATGACGGGGCTTTTTCTATTCCAAGTAGTGAGTGTTGAACCCATGGGGTTATCGGTCTTACGCGATAGAAACCAGCTGTTCAGAATGAATAATGAAGGGCTCGTAGAAAACACGTACACCCTTAAAATCATCAACAAAACTCAAGAACGGCAGGAATACCATCTCAACGTGAGCGGGATTAGCGATGTTACTTGGTATGGTTCTCAAACCGTGCAGGTTAGCCCGGGTGAAGTGCTTAACTTTCCTTTAAGCCTTGGTGCTGATCCTGACAAACTTCGCTCTCCCATCTCAAAGATTCAGTTTATACTCACCGACAGTGACCAATTTACTGTCGAAGTCGAAAGCCGATTTATTAAGAAGCTATAG